One window of Thermocoleostomius sinensis A174 genomic DNA carries:
- a CDS encoding VOC family protein, whose protein sequence is MASLGSLNHLSLTVSDRDRSEPFYNTILQFMGYQPVERTETYTMWWLETAGAILISSAKPDCTNPIHDRYSPGLHHIGFNADSREQVDQLYQLLVQLGATILDPPAEYNQYAPGYYAVFFTDPDGIKLELVHMPIVP, encoded by the coding sequence ATGGCCAGCTTGGGCAGCTTGAACCATTTATCTTTAACCGTAAGCGATCGCGATCGGTCTGAGCCGTTCTACAATACCATTTTGCAATTTATGGGCTATCAACCTGTAGAACGCACCGAAACCTATACGATGTGGTGGTTGGAAACGGCTGGGGCAATTCTCATCAGTTCTGCTAAACCTGATTGCACTAATCCTATCCACGATCGCTATTCACCCGGCTTACATCACATTGGCTTCAACGCCGACAGTCGTGAACAGGTCGATCAGCTTTATCAACTGTTAGTGCAACTTGGAGCCACCATCCTCGACCCGCCTGCCGAATATAACCAGTACGCGCCCGGCTACTATGCCGTGTTCTTTACTGACCCAGACGGCATCAAGCTGGAACTGGTACACATGCCGATCGTGCCCTAG
- a CDS encoding phosphoribosyltransferase, with protein MSDLYVSWSDYYQKIEHLAAKVHQSQWEFNQIVCLARGGLRIGDILSRIFDQPLAILSTSSYRGSGGKTARGTIVFSRDLTMTTPHLGSHILLVDDLVDSGTSLQKTLIWLDRNYGFYVEEIRSAVLWYKACSVIEPNYYVDYLPDNPWIHQPFEQYEKMNPADLIQLCSPAS; from the coding sequence ATGTCAGATTTATACGTCTCGTGGTCAGACTATTATCAAAAGATTGAGCACCTTGCTGCTAAAGTCCATCAGTCGCAGTGGGAATTTAATCAGATTGTTTGTTTAGCCAGAGGTGGCTTGCGCATTGGCGATATTTTGTCTCGCATCTTTGATCAACCCTTAGCTATTCTATCCACCTCTTCCTATCGCGGTTCCGGCGGCAAAACGGCTCGTGGCACGATCGTATTTTCTCGCGATTTAACAATGACAACCCCGCATTTAGGTAGCCATATTTTATTGGTTGATGATTTGGTCGATTCGGGAACCAGTCTGCAAAAAACGCTGATTTGGCTCGATCGAAACTATGGCTTCTATGTTGAAGAAATTCGATCGGCTGTGTTGTGGTACAAAGCTTGTTCAGTGATTGAGCCTAACTATTATGTAGACTATTTACCCGATAATCCGTGGATTCATCAACCGTTTGAACAGTACGAAAAAATGAATCCGGCGGATCTGATTCAGCTATGTTCTCCAGCGTCCTAA